One Enterobacter asburiae genomic window, GCGAGCAAAGCCAGCTGCTGGGCGTACGTCTGCGCTCCGAGGGCAAAGATTACTACGCGATTCGTGCCGAAGACGGTAAGTTCTATGACCGCACCGGTACGGGCCTGGCGAAAGGCTTCCTGCGCTTCCCGACGGCAAAACAGTTCCGCGTCTCCTCGAACTTTAACCCGCGTCGTCTGAATCCGGTAACCGGGCGCGTCGCGCCGCACCGTGGCGTTGACTTTGCCATGCCGCAGGGCACGCCGGTACTGGCGGTAGGGGATGGCGAAGTGGTGGTGGCCAAGCGTAGCGGTGCCGCCGGATATTATGTCGCGGTACGTCATGGTCGTACTTATACGACCCGCTATATGCACCTGCGTAAGCTACTGGTCAAACCGGGCCAGAAGGTGAAGCGCGGTGACCGTATCGCGATCTCCGGCAATACCGGACGCTCTACTGGCCCGCACCTGCACTATGAAGTGTGGATCAACCAGCAAGCAGTGAACCCGCTGACGGCGAAACTGCCGCGCACCGAAGGCCTGACAGGTAAAGATCGTACTGATTATCTGGCGCAGGTGAAAGAGGTGATGCCGCAGCTGAGCCTAAACTAAGCTCTCTGTTTTTGTTAAAAAAGCCGGCGCACACTGACGCCGGCTTTTTCTTTTGTGCGTGGACGACTGCCTCGCTACACTATCTGAATTAAATTTTGCGTCATCAGACCCTGGATCCAGCATGGAAACCAAAAAAAACAATATTGAATACATTCCTGAGTTTGAAAAATCCTTCCGCCATCCGCGCAACTGGGGCGCCTGGCTTGGTGTTTACGCCTTTGCGGGGATGGCGATGCTGCCTGCCTCTGTTCGCGATCCCGTTCTCGGTAAAATTGGCCGTCTGGCCGGGCGTTTAGGCAAGAGCGCCCGCCGCCGCGCGCAGATCAACCTGTACTACTGTTTTCCTGAGAAAAGCGACGCCGAGCGCGAGGCAATCATTGATGAGATGTATACCACCGCGCCGCAGGCAATGGCGATGATGGCGGAACTGGCGCTGAAAGGGCCGGATAAAATCGTCGATCGCGTTGACTGGAAAGGGCTGGACATTATCGAGGAGATGCGCCGCAACGACGAGAAAGTCATTTTCCTCGTCCCCCACGGCTGGGGCGTTGATATTCCGGCGATGCTCATGGCCTCTCAGGGGCAGAAAATGGCGGCGATGTTCCATAACCAGGGAAATAAAATCTACGATTTTGTCTGGAACACGGTGCGTCGTCGTTTTGGCGGACGTTTGCATGCGCGTAACGATGGCATTAAGCCCTTCATTCAGTCGGTACGTCAGGGGTACTGGGGCTACTATCTACCGGATCAGGACCACGGCCCCGAGCACAGCGAGTTTGTCGATTTCTTTGCAACCTATAAAGCAACGCTCCCCGCGATTGGCCGTCTGATGAAGGTCTGTCGTGCCCGCGTAATCCCGCTATTCCCGGTCTATGACGGCAAAACGCATCGTCTGAGTATTGAGGTCCGTCCGCCGATGGACGATCTGCTCACCGCGGACGACCACACCATCGCGCGTCGAATGAACGAAGAGGTGGAAATACTGGTGGGGCCACATGCCGAACAGTACACGTGGATACTGAAGCTGCTTAAAACGCGTAAACCGGGTGAAACAGAGCCCTATAAACGCAAAGAGCTTTATCCGAGGAAATAAAAAAAGCCCTCTCCGTCTGGAGAGGGCTTTTTAACACAGACGTTATTACTCGACGGTCATGACGCGCGTGGTGTTGGTTGAGCCGATGGTGCTCATCACATCGCCCTGGGTCACAATGACGATATCACCGGACACCAGATAGCCTTTGTCGCGCAGCAGGTTTACGGCATCGTGTGCCGCCGCTACGCCGTCATTGGTGCTGTCGAAGTGAACCGGCGTCACGCCGCGGTACAGCGCGGTCAGGTTCAGGGTACGCT contains:
- the lpxM gene encoding lauroyl-Kdo(2)-lipid IV(A) myristoyltransferase (LpxM is lauroyl-Kdo(2)-lipid IV(A) myristoyltransferase, an enzyme characterized in Escherichia coli and involved in biosynthesis of the form of lipid A found in that species and some closely related species.) produces the protein METKKNNIEYIPEFEKSFRHPRNWGAWLGVYAFAGMAMLPASVRDPVLGKIGRLAGRLGKSARRRAQINLYYCFPEKSDAEREAIIDEMYTTAPQAMAMMAELALKGPDKIVDRVDWKGLDIIEEMRRNDEKVIFLVPHGWGVDIPAMLMASQGQKMAAMFHNQGNKIYDFVWNTVRRRFGGRLHARNDGIKPFIQSVRQGYWGYYLPDQDHGPEHSEFVDFFATYKATLPAIGRLMKVCRARVIPLFPVYDGKTHRLSIEVRPPMDDLLTADDHTIARRMNEEVEILVGPHAEQYTWILKLLKTRKPGETEPYKRKELYPRK